A section of the Saccharomyces paradoxus strain CBS432 chromosome XII sequence genome encodes:
- a CDS encoding aquaporin family protein has translation MSTESNDLEKNISHLDPTGVDNAYIPPEQPETKHSRFNIDRDTLRNHFIAAVGEFCGTFMFLWCAYVICNVANHDVALKTEPEGSHPGQLIMIALGFGFSVMFSIWCFAGVSGGALNPAVSLSLCLARAISPTRCVVMWFSQIIAGMAAGGAASAMTPGKVLFTNALGLGCSRSRGLFLEMFGTAVLCLTVLMTAVEKRETNFMAALPIGISLFMAHMALTGYTGTGVNPARSLGAAVAAKYFPHYHWIYWIGPLLGAFLAWSVWQLLQILDYTTYVNAEKAAGQKKEE, from the coding sequence ATGTCCACCGAATCTAACGaccttgaaaaaaacatttCACACCTGGACCCAACCGGTGTTGACAACGCTTATATTCCACCTGAACAGCCGGAAACAAAGCATTCACGTTTTAATATTGACAGAGATACCTTAAGAAACCACTTTATCGCTGCTGTGGGTGAGTTTTGCGGTACTTTCATGTTTTTATGGTGCGCATACGTCATTTGTAATGTCGCTAACCATGATGTAGCTTTGAAGACCGAACCAGAAGGGTCTCATCCAGGTCAATTGATCATGATTGCCCTTGGTTTTGGCTTTTCTGTCATGTTTTCTATCTGGTGTTTTGCTGGTGTTTCCGGTGGGGCTTTGAATCCAGCCgtttctctttctttgtgTTTAGCCAGAGCTATCTCACCAACTAGATGTGTGGTGATGTGGTTTTCTCAGATTATTGCTGGGATGGCTGCTGGTGGTGCTGCTAGTGCTATGACACCAGGTAAAGTTCTCTTTACTAATGCTTTGGGTCTAGGCTGTTCCAGATCTAGAGGGTTGTTTTTGGAAATGTTTGGTACTGCTGTATTGTGTTTAACCGTTTTGATGACTGCTGTTGAAAAGCGTGAAACTAACTTCATGGCTGCACTTCCGATTGGTATTTCCTTATTTATGGCACACATGGCTTTGACTGGTTACACTGGTACTGGTGTCAACCCTGCAAGATCCCTGGGTGCCGCCGTCGCTGCGAAATATTTCCCTCACTACCACTGGATTTACTGGATTGGCCCATTGTTGGGTGCCTTCTTAGCATGGTCAGTGTGGCAATTATTGCAAATCCTGGACTATACTACATACGTTAATGCCGAAAAGGCAGCAGggcaaaaaaaggaagagtGA
- the FRE6 gene encoding putative ferric-chelate reductase (ferric reductase with similarity to Fre2p~similar to YLL051C), which yields MHKPLLLLTWLISLASAFNIKLPHTEKKDRLGSNAVLACASYINTLKWSFDNSLVPGFYSTICSYSPAFDTWSLCIFNSLTDQVFPTDNSSFEESLGNVRNTCSFVDKKFSNISLEQYYLSLNNASSHALKNYSSVESLSTSVRVDRETRSKWVRAFHAHAYNLDISSVYGAYLSYYFVIVGLIAVFFHMSHYNGLNRALFGCRIVNYIRGRFVLPTFLVDKHANHFNFLNLEVFTGLMPSSLEAWIIIGYSLANIIFLSVSYIIDPYNLIFNSHLSQFTRLLADRSGILAFTQFPLIIIFTARNSFLEFLTGLKFNSFISFHKWIGRIMVLNATIHSLSYSLFAIVNHAFILSNKQLYWKFGIAGITVLFVLLVLSLGVVRKRHYEFFLYTHIILAILFFYCCWKHVKIFNGWKEWIVLSLFIWGLEKLFRIWNILRFRFPKATLINLNTSNNPHDEMFKVIIPKHNRRWHSKPGQYCFIYFLHPLIFWQCHPFTIIDEGDKCVLVIKPKNGLTRFIYNKILQSLNGKLQLRVAIEGPYGPSNHKLGDFDHLLLLSGGTGLPGPLDHAIKLSRKPDKPTSIDLIITIKNLSFLNGYKSEVLELKNSRSNVNVQIYLTQQAAVAKGANARDQLINYNDIMAELTNFAHIGNARPNFSNAIDNTMKNMPPRDSLAIVCCGPPVLVDDVRNSVSQKLLDYPERIVEYFEEYQCW from the coding sequence ATGCATAAACCGCTTCTACTTTTAACGTGGTTGATATCTTTAGCAAGCGCTTTCAATATAAAGTTGCCAcatactgaaaaaaaagatcgTTTGGGATCCAACGCTGTGCTGGCATGCGCAtcatatataaataccCTGAAATGGTCATTTGATAATTCCCTTGTGCCAGGCTTCTACTCTACCATATGTTCTTATTCGCCAGCATTTGATACTTGGTCACTTTGTATCTTCAATTCACTCACAGACCAGGTATTTCCCACGGACAATTCAAGTTTCGAAGAAAGCTTGGGAAATGTACGAAATACGTGCTCGTTCGTCGATAAAAAGTTTAGCAACATTTCGCTGGAGCAATACTACTTATCCCTAAACAACGCTTCTTCTCATGCCTTAAAAAACTATAGTTCTGTTGAAAGCTTATCGACATCCGTTCGGGTCGACCGCGAGACAAGATCTAAATGGGTACGAGCTTTTCATGCGCATGCCTATAATTTAGATATTAGCAGTGTTTATGGTGCATATTTAAGTTACTACTTCGTTATAGTGGGTTTGATCGCCGTATTCTTCCACATGAGTCACTATAACGGGCTGAATCGAGCGCTATTTGGGTGCCGGATCGTCAATTATATTCGAGGTCGTTTTGTGCTGCCTACATTTTTAGTAGATAAACACGCGAATCACTTCAACTTTCTAAACTTGGAAGTCTTTACGGGATTGATGCCGAGTTCCTTGGAAGCATGGATCATTATTGGCTATTCATTGGCTAacatcatatttttgtcCGTAAGTTACATCATAGACCCATATAATCTTATTTTCAACAGCCACCTGTCGCAGTTTACGAGACTGTTGGCTGATAGATCTGGGATATTGGCCTTTACACAGTTCCCTctcattatcatttttacaGCAAGGAATAgttttttggaatttttaaCAGGGCTCAAATTCAATTCATTTATTAGTTTCCATAAATGGATCGGTAGAATCATGGTTTTAAACGCAACGATACATTCGCTTTCTTATTCATTATTTGCAATCGTTAACCACGCCTTTATACTCAGCAACAAACAGCTCTATTGGAAGTTTGGTATAGCAGGTATAACGGTGCTTTTCGTCCTATTGGTTCTATCGCTAGGAGtagtaagaaaaagacactacgaattttttctatacACCCATATTATATTGGCcattttattcttttattgttgttggaaACACGTCAAGATTTTCAATGGCTGGAAAGAATGGATCGTGCTGTCCTTGTTCATTTGGGGGTTGGAAAAGCTTTTCAGAATATGGAACATTTTGCGGTTTAGATTTCCGAAAGCAACACTAATCAATTTGAACACCAGCAACAACCCGCACGATGAAATGTTTAAAGTAATCATACCCAAACATAACCGGAGATGGCATTCAAAACCGGGACAATATtgtttcatttattttttacatcCTTTGATATTTTGGCAATGCCATCCATTTACCATTATCGACGAAGGGGATAAGTGTGTTTTAGTGATCAAACCGAAAAACGGTCTCACTAGATTCATTTATAACAAGATTTTGCAATCTTTAAATGGTAAATTACAGCTCCGAGTAGCCATTGAGGGACCTTATGGACCCAGCAACCATAAACTCGGTGACTTCGACcatttgttattattaaGTGGAGGAACAGGCTTGCCTGGTCCATTAGACCATGCCATTAAACTATCACGAAAACCTGATAAACCCACAAGTATAGATCTGATAATAACGATCAAaaacctttcttttcttaatggCTATAAATCCGAAGTTctagaattgaaaaacagtCGATCTAATGTCAACGTGCAAATTTATCTCACACAGCAAGCTGCTGTTGCAAAGGGAGCAAATGCACGAGACCAACTAATAAATTATAATGATATAATGGCCGAATTAACAAACTTCGCTCACATCGGCAACGCAAGACCTAATTTTAGCAATGCAATTGACAAcacaatgaaaaatatgcCGCCTAGAGACTCATTAGCGATCGTATGCTGCGGACCTCCCGTCCTGGTCGACGATGTCAGAAACAGCGTTTCTCAGAAACTTCTTGATTACCCTGAAAGAATTGTTGAGTATTTCGAAGAATACCAGTGTTGGTAA
- the COF1 gene encoding cofilin (Cofilin, involved in pH-dependent actin filament depolarization~similar to YLL050C): protein MSRSGSRKDAKFLCSVAVADESLTAFNDLKLGKKYKFILFGLNDAKTEIVVKETSNDPSYDAFLEKLPENDCLYAIYDFEYEINGNEGKRSKIVFFTWSPDTAPVRSKMVYASSKDALRRALNGVSTDVQGTDFSEVSYDSVLERVSRGAGSH from the exons ATGTCTAGATCTGG AAGCCGGAAAGATGCGAAGTTTCTGTGTAgtgttgctgttgctgatGAATCCCTTACCGCTTTCAATGACTTGAAACTAGgtaaaaaatacaaatttattttattcGGATTGAACGATGCTAAAACCGAAATCGTTGTCAAAGAAACCTCTAACGATCCATCTTACGATGCTTTCTTGGAGAAATTGCCAGAAAACGACTGTCTTTACGCTATTTACGATTTTGAATACGAAATCAATGGTAACGAAGGTAAGAGATCCAAGAtcgttttctttacttGGTCTCCAGATACCGCTCCAGTCAGATCCAAGATGGTTTATGCATCCTCCAAGGATGCCTTAAGGAGAGCCTTGAACGGTGTCTCTACTGATGTCCAAGGTACTGATTTCTCCGAAGTCTCTTACGATTCTGTTTTGGAAAGGGTCAGCAGAGGTGCTGGTTCTCATTAA
- the LDB18 gene encoding Ldb18p (Component of the dynactin complex~similar to YLL049W), with protein MSSLELVEALEERYDRLEVLIGTGYSKNSDVSAQLDELYRQLHHLYFQGLKYSQDLLQLLNAFLMEDTENIGAPDDVLIFASCFDDIYTLYSKFDELNNQYMEFCQIRKSSLYQIPSKDGKIVTKHLKELPKLVNNCNMMILRSIATLNRFIDWNIEINEFFQFQKKRLLNLQKVIYST; from the coding sequence ATGTCTAGTCTTGAGCTTGTTGAAGCTCTAGAAGAAAGGTATGACCGACTGGAGGTGCTTATAGGCACCGGATACAGCAAGAATTCCGATGTTTCAGCGCAACTAGATGAACTATACAGACAGTTACATCATCTATACTTCCAGGGTCTAAAGTACTCTCAAGATCTTCTACAACTCTTAAATGCTTTCTTAATGGAAGATACTGAGAACATAGGAGCTCCTGATGACGTTCTTATTTTTGCTAGTTGCTTTGACGATATCTATACATTATATAGTAAATTTGACGAGTTGAACAATCAATATATGGAGTTTTGTCAGATCAGGAAAAGTTCGTTATATCAGATTCCCTCCAAAGATGGCAAGATTGTAACGAAGCACTTGAAGGAACTTCCTAAGCTGGTGAATAACTGTAACATGATGATTTTAAGATCAATTGCAACTCTAAACCGTTTCATTGATTGGAATATTGAGATTAATGAATTCTTTCAgttccaaaagaaaagattgtTAAATTTACAAAAGGTAATTTATAGTACGTGa
- the YBT1 gene encoding bile acid-transporting ATPase YBT1 (Transporter of the ATP-binding cassette (ABC) family~similar to YLL048C) — protein sequence MQQVLNSTRPDHQFWFYDDVTWYGRTKYLNYYTPLVLSMFTALFVTYNIWKHYYYYNVLHLKERNPIDELLYSSTDEDEQSPLINNNTTTTNYVDINCKKDALKNRHFSLEKLKSVKLNGEPHGEPEIIRRGFIEKSKIILEFFLVLSQVIIHSFILLHYVNKNPEFTQRGTITGLVEWCLLFVIVSLRLANVNQNFKLINKYPGNLWSVSFINYLILFISMVLPFRSIFIHHINTPILRKYYISQISINLALFLLLFFARIRNNFAIIYKTDSWITPSPEPVTSIAGFICWAWLDSFVWKAHKVSIKVKDIWGLMMQDYSFFVVKKFRYFVDHKVKKKRIFSLNLFFFFSNYLVLQCFWAFLGSVLSFIPTVLLKRILEYVEDQSSAPSNLAWFYVTTMFVGRILVAICQAQALFFGRRVCIRMKSIIISEIYTKALRRKISTNKTKPTNEDPQEINDQKSINGDEESTSSANLGAIINLMAIDAFKVSEICGYLHSFLEAFVMTVVALALLYHLLGFAAIVGVLIIVAMLPLNYKLAKYIGDLQKKNLAVTDNRIQKLNEAFQAIRIIKYFSWEENFEKDINTIRENELSLLLMRSIVWSISSFLWFVTPTIVTASSFAYYIYVQGEVLTTPVAFTALSLFTLLRDPLDRLSDMLSFVVQSKVSLDRVQDFLNENDTKKYDQLTVDPNGKRFAFENSTISWDKDNQDFKLKDLNIEFKTGKLNVVIGPTGSGKTSLLMALLGEMYLLSGKVVVPALEPRQEVVVDANGTTNSIAYCSQAAWLLNDTVKNNILFNSPFNEARYKAVVEACGLKRDFEILKAGDLTEIGEKGITLSGGQKQRVSLARALYSNARHVLLDDCLSAVDSHTASWIYDNCITGPLMEDRTCILVSHNIALTLRNAELVVLLEDGRVKDQGDPIDMLQKGLFGEDELVKSSILSRANSSANLAAKSSTSLSNLPAVKEQQISMNNNSSQFEAKKLQKPLRTEAERAEDGKLIEEETKEEGVVGMDVYKWYLKIFGGWKIVSFLASLFLIAQLLYIGQSWWVRAWASHNIIAKIVPRAQRAIAFVSKEASHLIDWRGSFQISMASTENQPTSEHSTMYYLILYLIIGLAQSLLGAGKTILNFVAGINASRKIFNMILNKVLHSKIRFFDATPTGRIMNRFSKDIEAIDQELTPYIQGAFYSLIECLSTVILITFITPQFLSVAIVVSILYYFVGYFYMAGSRELKRFESISRSPIYQHFSETLVGVTTIRAFGDEGRFMQENLHKIDENNKPFFYLWVANRWLAFRIDMIGSLVIFGAGLFILFNINHLDSGMAGISLTYAISFTEGALWLVRLYSEVEMNMNSVERVKEYMEIEQEPYNQHKEVPPPQWPQDGKIEVNDLSLRYAPNLPRVIKNVSFSVDAQSKIGIVGRTGAGKSTIITALFRFLEPETGHIKIDNIDISGVDLQRLRRSITIIPQDPTLFSGTIKTNLDPYDEFSDKKIFEALKRVNLISEEQLQHGVTREAGNDTSSTNSENVNKFLDLSSEISEGGSNLSQGQRQLMCLARSLLRSPKIILLDEATASIDYGSDAKIQETIRKEFQGSTILTIAHRLRSVIDYDKILVMDAGEVKEYDHPYSLLLNKQSAFYSMCEHSGELEILIEMAKKAFVEKLNSKKD from the coding sequence ATGCAACAAGTACTTAATTCAACAAGACCTGACCATCAGTTTTGGTTTTACGATGACGTAACTTGGTACGGCAGAACAAAGTACCTTAATTATTATACTCCCTTGGTGCTTTCAATGTTCACGGCGTTGTTCGTAACTTATAACATATGGAAacattattactattataaCGTCCTACacttgaaagaaagaaaccCAATTGATGAACTCTTGTACTCATCTACCGACGAAGACGAACAGAGTCCTTTGATAAACAATAATACCACTACGACCAATTATGTGGACATTAATTGTAAAAAAGACGCATTAAAAAATAGACATTTTTCTCTGGAAAAGCTAAAATCAGTTAAGCTAAATGGAGAACCTCATGGAGAACCTGAAATAATAAGAAGAGGcttcattgaaaaatcaaaaattatcctggagttttttttggtacTTTCTCAAGTTATAATACATTCTTTTATACTGTTACACTATGTTAATAAAAACCCAGAGTTCACTCAACGAGGTACGATTACTGGTTTAGTAGAATGGTGCTTATTGTTTGTAATTGTCTCTTTACGTCTAGCAAACGTcaatcaaaatttcaaattgataaaCAAATATCCCGGAAATCTATGGTCGGTGTCGTTCATaaattatttgattttgtttatttctATGGTTTTACCCTTCCGTTCCATTTTCATTCACCATATAAACACTCCTATTCTAAGAAAGTATTACATTTCACAAATATCAATCAACCTTGCCCTTTTCTTATTGCTCTTTTTTGCGAGGATAAGAAATAATTTTGCTATCATCTATAAAACAGATAGCTGGATTACTCCATCTCCAGAACCGGTAACTTCTATTGCTGGATTCATATGCTGGGCTTGGTTGGACAGTTTTGTTTGGAAAGCACACAAGGTGAGTATCAAAGTTAAGGATATTTGGGGATTGATGATGCAAgattattctttctttgtggtgaaaaaattcaggtACTTTGTTGACCATAAGGTTAAGAAGAAACGTATTTTTTCGCTaaaccttttctttttcttttccaattatTTGGTACTACAATGCTTTTGGGCATTTTTGGGCAGTGTACTCTCCTTTATTCCAACAGTTTTACTGAAAAGAATCCTGGAGTATGTTGAAGATCAGTCATCTGCTCCCTCAAACCTAGCCTGGTTTTATGTAACTACCATGTTTGTGGGTAGGATATTAGTGGCTATTTGCCAAGCACAAGCACTATTCTTTGGAAGGAGAGTTTGTATCAGAATGAAAAGTATTATAATCTCCGAAATTTACACTAAAGctttgagaagaaaaatctcCACTAACAAGACTAAACCTACTAATGAGGATCCACAAGAAATCAATGATCAAAAGAGCATCAACGGCGATGAGGAGTCCACTTCTTCCGCCAACCTCGGAGCGATTATCAATCTGATGGCCATTGACGCCTTCAAGGTCTCTGAAATTTGTGGTTATCTACATTCATTTTTAGAGGCCTTTGTCATGACTGTTGTTGCTCTTGCGCTGTTATACCATCTGTTAGGTTTTGCTGCAATTGTAGGTGTCTTAATCATTGTTGCTATGCTCCCACTGAATTACAAACTTGCCAAATACATTGGCGATttgcagaagaagaacttgGCCGTCACAGATAATCGTATTCAAAAGCTGAATGAAGCTTTCCAAGCTATCAGAATCATCAAATACTTTTCATGGGAGgagaattttgaaaaagatattAATACTATTAGAGAAAACGAATTGTCTCTGTTGCTAATGAGATCTATTGTTTGGTCTATcagttcttttctttggttcGTTACTCCAACTATTGTAACAGCCTCTTCATTTGCTTACTACATTTACGTTCAAGGTGAGGTATTAACCACTCCAGTTGCCTTCACTGCGCTTTCTTTATTCACGTTATTAAGAGATCCGTTGGATCGTTTGTCTGATATGTTAAGTTTTGTCGTTCAATCAAAGGTCTCATTAGATAGAGTCCAGGATTTcttaaatgaaaatgatacAAAGAAATACGATCAATTGACCGTGGATCCAAATGGGAAAAGATTTGCCTTTGAGAATTCCACCATCTCCTGGGATAAGGACAATCAAGACTTCAAATTGAAGGATTTGAACATTGAATTCAAAACTGGTAAACTAAATGTCGTTATTGGCCCAACTGGTTCCGGTAAGACATCTCTACTGATGGCATTATTAGGCGAAATGTATCTACTCAGTGGTAAGGTTGTCGTTCCAGCTCTGGAGCCAAGGCAGGAAGTAGTGGTAGATGCGAATGGAACAACTAATTCCATTGCTTATTGTTCTCAGGCCGCCTGGCTTCTAAATGATACTGTAAAAAACAACATTTTATTCAATAGTCCATTTAATGAGGCAAGGTATAAAGCTGTTGTTGAAGCATGTGGATTGAAGCGTGATTTCGAGATCTTGAAAGCCGGTGACTTGACGGAAATCGGCGAGAAGGGGATTACTTTATCTGGTGGTCAAAAGCAAAGAGTTTCTCTTGCTAGGGCTCTGTACTCCAACGCAAGACATGTTCTTTTGGATGATTGTTTAAGCGCAGTTGATTCTCACACAGCATCCTGGATTTACGATAATTGTATTACTGGACCATTAATGGAAGATAGAACATGTATTTTGGTTTCCCACAACATCGCCTTAACCTTGAGAAATGCTGAATTGGTGGTATTGTTAGAAGATGGTAGGGTTAAAGACCAAGGAGACCCAATAGATATGCTACAAAAGGGTTTGTTTGGTGAAGATGAGTTAGTAAAAAGTAGTATCTTATCACGGGCAAACTCTTCTGCTAACTTAGCTGCAAAAAGTAGCACAAGCCTAAGTAACCTACCCGCTGTCAAAGAACAACAAATTAGCATGAACAACAACTCCTCCCAATTTGAAGCAaagaaacttcaaaaaCCATTGAGAACAGAAGCTGAACGTGCTGAAGATGGTAAAttaatagaagaagaaaccaaGGAAGAGGGTGTAGTTGGCATGGATGTCTATAAATGGtacttgaaaatttttggtggTTGGAAaattgtttcatttttagCTTCCTTGTTCTTAATAGCCCAACTTTTGTATATCGGACAATCATGGTGGGTTCGCGCCTGGGCATCACACAATATTATTGCTAAAATTGTTCCCAGAGCGCAACGCGCTATTGCCTTTGTCTCTAAGGAGGCTAGTCATCTAATTGATTGGAGAGGTTCGTTCCAAATTAGTATGGCGTCAACTGAGAACCAACCCACCAGTGAACATTCCACAATGTATTATCTGATTCTGTACTTAATCATTGGTTTGGCTCAATCCTTATTGGGGGCAGGTAAGACTATTTTAAATTTCGTTGCTGGTATCAACGCGTCAAGAAAGATATTCAACATGATTCTAAACAAGGTTCTACACTCCAAGataagattttttgatgctACTCCAACAGGTAGAATTATGAACAGATTTTCCAAGGATATCGAGGCTATTGATCAGGAATTGACACCTTATATACAAGGGGCCTTCTATTCGCTTATTGAATGTTTATCCACCGTCATATTGATCACATTTATCACTCCACAATTTTTATCTGTTGCTATAGTTGTTTCAATattgtattattttgttGGGTACTTCTACATGGCGGGTTCTCGTGAACTGAAAAGATTTGAATCTATCTCCAGATCGCCAATCTATCAACACTTTTCCGAGACTCTTGTCGGTGTTACAACTATTCGTGCGTTTGGTGATGAAGGAAGGTTTATGCAAGAGAACTTACacaaaattgatgaaaataataaaccgTTCTTCTACTTATGGGTTGCTAATCGTTGGTTAGCCTTCAGAATAGACATGATTGGATCCTTGGTCATCTTTGGAGCTGGTCTGTTCATACTATTCAATATCAATCATCTAGATTCGGGTATGGCCGGTATATCTTTAACATATGCGATTTCCTTCACTGAAGGTGCATTGTGGTTGGTTAGATTGTACTCTGAAGTGGAGATGAATATGAATTCTGTTGAAAGAGTCAAAGAATATATGGAAATTGAGCAAGAGCCATACAACCAACATAAAGAAGTGCCGCCACCACAATGGCCGCAAGATGGTAAAATCGAGGTTAATGATTTATCATTACGTTACGCTCCAAACCTACCTAGAGTAATTAAAAAcgtttcattttctgtcGACGCACAATCTAAGATCGGTATTGTTGGTAGAACCGGTGCCGGTAAATCAACTATTATTACTGCCTTATTTAGATTTTTGGAACCTGAGACAGGCCATATCAAGATTGATAATATCGATATCTCTGGCGTTGATTTACAAAGATTGCGTCGTTCTATAACTATTATTCCACAAGATCCAACACTATTTTCAGGCACGATCAAGACCAACCTAGATCCATATGATGAATTTAGTGACAAAAAGATCTTTGAAGCTTTGAAACGTGTAAATCTAATCAGTGAAGAGCAATTACAACATGGGGTCACAAGAGAGGCGGGCAATGACACTTCGTCGACTAATTCAGAGAACGTTAATAAATTCTTGGATTTGAGCAGTGAAATCAGTGAAGGTGGATCCAATTTGTCCCAAGGACAGCGTCAATTGATGTGTCTCGCCAGATCGTTACTGAGGAGTCCAAAGATAATTTTGCTAGACGAAGCTACAGCGTCCATCGACTATGGTTCCGATgcaaaaattcaagaaactATCAGAAAAGAGTTCCAGGGAAGTACAATTTTGACAATTGCACATAGATTAAGATCTGTTATCGATTATGACAAAATTTTAGTGATGGATGCAGGTGAAGTTAAAGAATATGATCATCCATATTCCTTGCTACTCAACAAACAAAGTGCCTTTTACAGCATGTGTGAACATAGCGGAGAATTGGAAATCCTAATTGAAATGGCTAAAAAGGCGTTTgtagaaaaattgaactCTAAAAAGGACTAA